In Lacibacter sp. H407, a genomic segment contains:
- a CDS encoding nitrous oxide reductase accessory protein NosL: MNKPLSPIARMLSLICGIILIVVIFVPMWRIDLTAPQYPEGLVLKIHANKLSGDVDVINGLNHYIGMRKLVESDFIEFTILPYLIGFFALMGIITYFVNRRWMLYTFGTLYILFGIIAMYDFYRWEYDYGHNLDPTAAIIVPGMAYQPPLIGFKQLLNFGAYSFPDVGGYIFIGVGLILVILFIKEWRTKPTFTVVVTALLLMFGVQGCSSGPEPIRFGKDACHFCKMIITDQRFGAELITDKQKIYKFDDTHCVVSFLKSGDVSKTAIADIYLIDYSQQGQFVKATESFLFQSDALRSPMGGNVAAFTVEDSLLKFKQELNGTAVSWNELIQ; this comes from the coding sequence ATGAACAAGCCATTATCACCAATAGCCCGGATGTTATCGTTAATCTGCGGGATCATTTTAATCGTTGTCATTTTTGTTCCGATGTGGCGCATTGATCTTACAGCTCCGCAATATCCGGAAGGATTGGTGCTCAAGATCCATGCAAATAAACTATCGGGTGATGTGGATGTGATCAATGGATTGAACCATTACATTGGTATGCGCAAATTGGTGGAGTCTGATTTTATAGAGTTTACGATTCTCCCTTATCTCATTGGATTTTTTGCATTGATGGGTATCATTACCTACTTCGTCAACCGTCGCTGGATGTTGTACACGTTCGGAACGTTGTACATTCTCTTCGGCATCATTGCCATGTATGATTTTTACAGATGGGAATATGATTATGGACACAACCTTGATCCAACAGCAGCGATCATTGTTCCGGGTATGGCCTATCAACCACCGTTGATTGGATTTAAACAGTTATTGAATTTTGGTGCGTATTCGTTTCCTGATGTAGGTGGTTATATTTTTATCGGCGTAGGATTGATCCTGGTGATTTTATTCATTAAAGAGTGGAGAACAAAACCAACGTTTACAGTTGTGGTAACAGCATTGTTGTTGATGTTTGGCGTGCAGGGTTGTTCATCGGGTCCGGAGCCGATCCGTTTTGGAAAAGACGCCTGTCATTTTTGTAAGATGATCATTACCGATCAGCGCTTTGGTGCTGAGTTGATAACTGATAAACAGAAGATCTACAAGTTTGATGATACGCATTGTGTTGTATCGTTTTTAAAATCAGGCGATGTGTCGAAAACAGCCATTGCCGATATCTACCTGATCGATTATTCGCAACAGGGACAGTTTGTAAAAGCAACGGAAAGTTTTTTATTCCAAAGCGATGCGTTGCGAAGCCCGATGGGTGGAAATGTTGCTGCCTTTACAGTAGAAGACAGTCTGTTGAAATTTAAACAGGAACTCAACGGAACTGCCGTAAGCTGGAATGAGTTGATCCAATAA
- a CDS encoding c-type cytochrome — protein MKKVLILLSFIGFVYACGNQSSTESTGSDATTTTKTDNGNPSYDPDRGAGKFTNVDVKPELDKVMAEAGLKVYDVKCGSCHKLTDEKLVGPGWKGVTTRHKPEWIMNFVTNVDEMLDKDPKAMAQLELCLVRMPNQNLSDDEARHVYEFMRKNDGVK, from the coding sequence ATGAAAAAAGTTCTTATTCTGCTAAGTTTCATTGGTTTCGTCTACGCATGTGGCAACCAATCATCAACCGAAAGTACCGGTAGTGATGCAACTACCACAACAAAAACTGATAACGGCAATCCTTCCTACGATCCTGATCGTGGTGCCGGTAAATTCACTAATGTAGATGTAAAGCCTGAACTGGATAAAGTGATGGCGGAAGCCGGTTTGAAAGTGTATGATGTGAAATGCGGCAGTTGCCATAAACTCACCGATGAGAAATTGGTTGGTCCGGGTTGGAAAGGAGTAACTACACGTCACAAGCCTGAGTGGATCATGAACTTTGTAACCAATGTAGATGAGATGCTGGATAAAGATCCAAAGGCTATGGCGCAGTTAGAGCTTTGTCTTGTACGTATGCCCAATCAAAATTTGAGTGATGATGAAGCACGCCATGTATATGAATTTATGCGCAAGAATGATGGCGTAAAATAA
- a CDS encoding ABC transporter ATP-binding protein has product MIIANNVTKTFGKLKALDNVSVNCLRGQTIALIGPNGSGKTTLIKSILGMVVPDSGFITFDQDNILHTWNYRERIGYMPQIGRYPENMSIAQVFSMMRDIRKNVTTTDEELIAAFGLEELMQKKMRTLSGGTRQKVSASLAFLFNPDVLILDEPTAGLDPVASEILKQKIIKEKQKGKLILITSHVLSELDDVVSEIIYMQEGKLQFHKSLQQLQEDTGETKLAKAIAQIMK; this is encoded by the coding sequence ATGATCATCGCCAATAACGTAACAAAAACATTCGGCAAACTAAAAGCTCTCGATAATGTGAGTGTGAATTGCTTGCGTGGACAAACCATTGCACTCATTGGTCCGAATGGAAGTGGAAAAACCACACTCATCAAATCAATACTGGGTATGGTGGTGCCCGATAGTGGCTTTATTACATTCGATCAGGATAATATTCTGCATACATGGAATTACAGGGAACGAATTGGTTATATGCCGCAGATCGGACGTTATCCGGAGAACATGAGTATTGCACAGGTTTTTTCGATGATGCGGGATATCCGTAAAAATGTAACAACAACGGATGAAGAATTGATCGCCGCATTTGGACTGGAAGAATTGATGCAGAAAAAAATGCGTACGCTCAGCGGAGGTACACGCCAAAAGGTAAGTGCATCACTGGCATTTTTATTTAACCCCGATGTGTTGATCCTTGATGAACCAACCGCAGGACTTGATCCCGTTGCTTCTGAAATACTGAAACAAAAGATCATCAAAGAAAAACAAAAAGGGAAACTGATCCTCATTACATCGCATGTACTCAGTGAACTGGACGATGTGGTAAGTGAGATCATTTATATGCAGGAAGGGAAATTACAGTTTCACAAATCACTCCAGCAATTGCAGGAAGATACAGGGGAAACAAAACTGGCGAAAGCGATTGCTCAAATCATGAAATAG
- a CDS encoding nitrous oxide reductase family maturation protein NosD produces MKPYVTILFLFVVLAANATTLQVGPSKTYRTIRQAIGKASDGDTILIYAGVYKEGQIIIEKKLAIRGIGYPVLDGERKYEIITIRKNGVVVEGLLLRNSGRSSYNDIAALRIAESRHVIVRNNQIENSFFGIYSQHATACTIIGNKLRSDAKDEISSGNGIHCWKSDSMLIVGNSITGHRDGIYFEFVTNSQIKQNLSTQNVRYGLHFMFSNTNAYISNTFQNNGAGVAVMYSKGISMYNNTFSDNWGTAAYGILMKDITDSDVQGNQFLRNTVAVMMEGSNRINLIKNTFEQNGWALKIQASCMENKIAQNNFKANSFDVATNGELMLNKFQRNYWDKYEGYDLNRNGIGDVPFRPVSMYAMISERNSSSMMLYRSFIVGLLDKAERMLPVLTPVDLKDDEPSMKPIKF; encoded by the coding sequence ATGAAACCATACGTTACCATATTATTTTTATTTGTTGTGCTCGCAGCAAACGCAACAACCTTGCAGGTTGGTCCGTCAAAAACGTATAGAACCATTAGGCAGGCAATCGGCAAAGCAAGCGATGGTGATACGATTTTGATCTATGCAGGTGTTTACAAAGAAGGACAAATTATTATTGAAAAAAAACTTGCGATAAGAGGTATCGGGTACCCGGTGCTCGATGGCGAACGTAAATACGAGATCATCACGATCCGTAAGAACGGAGTAGTGGTGGAAGGATTATTATTGAGAAATTCGGGACGTAGCAGTTACAATGATATTGCAGCATTGCGGATCGCAGAGAGCCGACATGTAATTGTTCGGAACAATCAAATTGAAAATAGTTTTTTCGGTATTTATTCGCAACATGCAACGGCATGTACCATCATTGGAAATAAACTTCGTTCCGATGCCAAAGATGAAATTTCTTCCGGCAACGGAATTCATTGCTGGAAAAGTGACAGCATGTTGATTGTTGGCAACAGTATTACCGGTCACAGAGATGGCATCTACTTTGAGTTTGTAACCAACTCGCAGATCAAACAAAACCTCAGCACGCAGAATGTGCGGTATGGATTACATTTTATGTTTTCGAATACCAATGCTTATATCTCCAATACATTTCAAAATAACGGGGCAGGTGTAGCAGTGATGTATTCAAAAGGCATCAGCATGTACAACAATACATTTTCTGATAACTGGGGTACAGCTGCCTACGGCATCCTGATGAAAGATATTACGGATAGTGATGTGCAGGGAAATCAGTTTCTGCGTAACACAGTTGCTGTGATGATGGAAGGCAGTAACCGCATTAACCTTATCAAAAATACATTTGAGCAGAATGGCTGGGCACTGAAGATTCAGGCAAGCTGTATGGAAAATAAAATTGCACAAAATAATTTCAAGGCCAACTCTTTTGATGTTGCCACCAATGGCGAACTGATGTTGAATAAGTTTCAACGCAACTATTGGGATAAATATGAAGGCTACGATTTAAACCGTAATGGAATTGGCGATGTGCCTTTTCGTCCGGTGAGTATGTATGCCATGATCAGCGAACGAAACAGCTCCAGCATGATGCTCTACCGCAGTTTCATTGTTGGTCTGTTGGATAAAGCAGAACGGATGTTGCCCGTGTTAACACCGGTGGATTTAAAAGATGATGAACCCTCTATGAAACCAATCAAATTCTGA
- a CDS encoding S41 family peptidase translates to MKQIAYFLLFLLGVTTANAQISKQQKSEAIDSVVKLMNERYIFPETAKQIELHLRKQHSKKVYDTISNGDVFAAALTTDIRSICNDKHVTIRYSAQAQSVDRTSFMTISDEERNGYSEWLRLENYGVRKIDILKGNIGYIDFKFLCGTEYAGDFYAAMMNYINHTDALIIDFRKCGGAMSDNVISFLCSYFFADKTHLNDLYWRERNFIQQTWTQVVVPGKKYLNKPIYVLTSGGTFSGAEEMAYDLKNLKRATIIGEVTGGGANPGGNVAVTPHFSMFLPVGKAINPITKTNWEGVGVQPDSVTSSKMALNKAHITAMNHGISNTKNPLWKEELKRLVAEVESDVPVLVNVEFRLKGFTNAKQVSVAGSFNDWSPSSTKLKREGDEWIVQTVAEPGKHMYKFVVDGNWILDPANKETGNENGHMNSVIVVK, encoded by the coding sequence ATGAAGCAGATCGCATATTTCCTCCTCTTTCTTCTCGGAGTAACAACAGCCAATGCGCAAATCAGCAAACAACAGAAGTCGGAAGCAATTGACAGTGTGGTGAAGCTGATGAACGAACGCTATATTTTCCCTGAAACGGCGAAACAAATTGAACTGCATCTCCGCAAACAGCATTCAAAAAAAGTGTATGACACGATAAGCAACGGCGATGTATTTGCTGCTGCACTTACAACCGATATACGTAGTATCTGCAACGATAAGCATGTTACTATACGCTATTCGGCACAAGCACAATCAGTAGACCGCACAAGTTTCATGACTATATCTGATGAAGAGCGAAATGGTTACAGCGAATGGTTACGATTGGAAAACTATGGTGTGCGAAAGATCGATATACTAAAAGGGAATATCGGCTACATCGATTTTAAATTTCTTTGCGGAACAGAATATGCCGGTGATTTTTATGCAGCAATGATGAATTATATCAATCACACCGACGCACTCATCATCGACTTCCGGAAATGCGGTGGTGCGATGAGCGATAATGTGATCTCTTTTCTTTGCAGTTACTTCTTTGCCGATAAAACACACCTGAATGATCTGTACTGGAGAGAACGAAATTTTATACAGCAAACATGGACACAGGTTGTAGTGCCAGGCAAAAAATATTTGAACAAACCAATTTATGTGTTGACGAGTGGCGGTACATTTTCCGGTGCGGAAGAAATGGCGTACGATCTCAAGAATTTAAAACGTGCAACCATTATTGGCGAAGTAACCGGTGGTGGCGCCAACCCGGGCGGAAATGTTGCGGTTACCCCGCACTTCAGTATGTTTTTACCGGTGGGGAAAGCAATCAACCCCATTACCAAAACAAATTGGGAAGGGGTAGGTGTACAACCGGATAGTGTTACAAGTTCTAAGATGGCGTTGAACAAAGCGCATATAACAGCGATGAATCATGGAATTAGCAACACAAAGAATCCATTGTGGAAGGAAGAGTTGAAACGATTAGTTGCAGAAGTGGAAAGTGATGTGCCGGTATTGGTGAATGTTGAATTCAGACTGAAAGGTTTTACGAATGCAAAGCAAGTATCGGTTGCAGGAAGTTTTAATGATTGGTCACCATCCTCTACGAAACTGAAAAGGGAAGGAGATGAGTGGATCGTACAAACTGTTGCAGAGCCGGGTAAGCATATGTACAAGTTTGTTGTAGATGGTAACTGGATACTCGATCCTGCCAATAAAGAAACCGGCAATGAAAACGGGCATATGAATTCGGTGATCGTCGTAAAGTAA
- a CDS encoding Crp/Fnr family transcriptional regulator, translated as MQTLDTCIIDVDLLLAWGATFHELEKGQVLFCEDDRAHFYYQVVKGKIKMCNCNEDGKEFIQGFFEAGESFGEPPLFDEGTYPASAEADEASVVIRLRKENFLQLLKENFEVHYCFTKLLAKRLRFKSLISKEISSYGPLHRVSTLLQEYKKNRMLLEDGLLKVDLTRQQIADMTGLRVETVIRSIRELQKKGELKIERGKVFC; from the coding sequence ATGCAAACATTGGATACCTGTATTATTGATGTGGATCTTCTCCTTGCCTGGGGAGCTACTTTTCATGAATTAGAGAAAGGTCAGGTACTTTTTTGTGAAGATGACCGGGCACATTTTTATTACCAGGTGGTGAAAGGAAAAATTAAAATGTGTAATTGTAATGAAGATGGGAAAGAGTTCATACAAGGTTTTTTTGAAGCAGGTGAAAGCTTTGGCGAACCTCCTTTGTTTGATGAAGGAACTTACCCGGCCAGTGCAGAAGCGGATGAAGCATCGGTTGTAATACGTTTACGTAAAGAGAATTTTCTTCAGCTATTGAAAGAAAATTTTGAAGTACATTATTGCTTTACCAAACTGCTGGCAAAACGGCTTCGTTTTAAATCGCTTATATCCAAAGAAATTTCATCGTACGGACCACTGCATCGTGTAAGCACATTGCTGCAGGAGTATAAGAAAAACAGAATGTTGCTTGAAGATGGCTTGCTGAAAGTTGACCTTACCCGACAACAGATCGCAGATATGACCGGGCTGCGGGTAGAAACAGTGATCCGTTCCATTCGTGAACTGCAGAAAAAAGGGGAGCTGAAAATTGAAAGAGGTAAAGTGTTTTGCTGA
- a CDS encoding VCBS repeat-containing protein has protein sequence MKQLLSLLAVLLLLSSCNKKKEAPLFREIKSAASGLTFNNEIKENEQLNMINYQYLYNGGGVGIGDFNNDGLPDIYFTASLTTNRLYMNRGNMKFEDVTEHAGVNGAGKWSRGATIVDINNDGLLDIYVCAAAWQNAELKKDLLYINTGVDQAINTPRFRESAASYGLIDTVSTHMATFFDYDNDGDLDAYLVVNDLTNEYPSTFRKIKNDGTGFTNDKLYRNDWSDSLQHPVFTEVTKAAGITWEGNGLGINILDINRDGWKDIYISNDYLSGNILYINNKNGTFSNRNSEYFKHGSLNAMGNDAGDINNDGLVDLVEMDMMPEDNYRQKMMMSPVDYNWYLYSAQFNFPYQTVRNTLQVNQGQRILENDSIGAPVFSELAYFSGIPFTDWSWAALLIDADNDGYKDLMTTNGLPKDITDLDFIAYREQNQQTGLNELLQKLPPVQISNYIFQNNRNLTFTNKTTDWGWNIPTFSAGIAYADFDTDGDLDVVINNSNMEATLLENTLNESKQKNNYLRIRFRGDTSNINGIGTIAHLYYKGGQQMGEHTPYHGYMSSVENIMHFGLDSVDKVDSIVVYWPDGKKEVLNDVVANQTILISQSIAATVNTEQQAKTATANLFTNRSSAVGLNIQHKEDDFVDFNKQRQLPHKFSQYGPALASADVNGDGLIDIITGGTAPQPAMLYFQQSNQTFTSKNFLSNHTQLTDDAALCLFDADNDGDVDLYIATGGAQLPKGDKGYADRFYRNDGMGNFSFDSTAIPALYNNKATVKAADYDKDGDIDLLICGSTVPGEYPKAEVSTLLRNDTKDGQIKFTVVTNEVIPGFASIGLISDAIFSDVDNDGDADILVTGKWMGIHVFKNEKGKFVQQPTATDAATGWWNSITSADLDNDGDMDYVVGNFGTNGYYNGTKEQPVQVFANDYDGNQRWDLILSTWKPSTMQSTMKAFPVAYRDQLAEEIPSIKKQFPQFAAYAKTDIDQLLQPFNREGEINLAASEFHSVWIENKGNFEFVLHALPAAAQWSPVYGIVVDDYNADGNPDILLSGNEYNMHPYMGRMDASNSLLLHGDGTGNFTPRSILQSGIYLPGNTKALLQFPFAGSVGILASQNGAAMQFFQLKQTSAAEIIPANTYTATLTLQNGKKRKAEFYYGSSFASQSARYVLKNASVVSVEFSK, from the coding sequence ATGAAACAACTGCTTTCCCTGCTTGCGGTACTGCTGCTCTTATCCTCTTGCAATAAAAAAAAAGAAGCCCCTCTTTTTCGTGAAATAAAAAGTGCTGCCAGCGGGCTCACGTTCAACAACGAGATCAAAGAAAATGAGCAATTGAATATGATCAACTATCAATACCTCTACAACGGTGGTGGTGTTGGTATTGGCGATTTTAATAACGATGGGCTGCCGGATATTTATTTTACTGCTTCGCTTACAACCAACCGTTTATATATGAACCGGGGCAATATGAAGTTTGAAGATGTAACAGAACATGCGGGAGTAAACGGTGCCGGGAAATGGAGCCGTGGCGCTACCATAGTTGATATTAACAACGATGGGCTGTTGGATATTTATGTGTGTGCCGCTGCATGGCAAAATGCTGAACTGAAAAAAGATCTGCTCTATATCAATACAGGTGTCGATCAGGCCATCAACACACCACGCTTTCGGGAAAGTGCTGCTTCGTATGGATTGATTGATACAGTAAGCACACATATGGCTACATTTTTTGATTATGATAACGATGGTGATCTGGATGCATATCTTGTTGTAAATGATTTAACCAATGAGTATCCAAGCACGTTCCGAAAAATAAAAAATGACGGCACCGGTTTTACCAACGACAAATTATACCGTAATGACTGGAGCGACAGTCTGCAACATCCAGTATTTACCGAGGTAACAAAAGCAGCAGGCATTACCTGGGAAGGAAACGGACTCGGTATCAACATCCTCGATATTAACCGTGATGGCTGGAAAGATATTTACATCAGCAATGATTATTTGAGTGGAAACATTTTATACATCAACAATAAAAACGGCACATTCAGCAACCGAAACAGTGAATATTTTAAACACGGCAGTTTAAATGCGATGGGAAATGATGCAGGTGATATTAATAACGATGGACTTGTTGATTTGGTTGAAATGGATATGATGCCTGAAGACAATTACAGGCAAAAAATGATGATGAGTCCTGTTGATTATAACTGGTATCTGTATTCGGCGCAATTCAATTTTCCTTATCAAACCGTACGCAATACATTACAGGTAAACCAAGGACAAAGAATATTAGAAAACGATTCGATCGGCGCACCCGTATTCAGTGAGCTGGCTTATTTCAGCGGCATTCCGTTTACGGATTGGAGCTGGGCTGCTTTGTTGATCGACGCAGACAATGATGGCTATAAAGATCTGATGACCACGAACGGATTGCCGAAAGATATTACCGATCTCGACTTTATTGCCTACCGTGAACAAAATCAACAAACAGGTTTGAATGAGCTGTTGCAAAAATTACCACCCGTTCAAATCAGCAATTACATTTTTCAGAATAACCGCAACCTTACGTTCACGAATAAAACAACTGATTGGGGCTGGAACATTCCAACGTTTTCTGCCGGTATTGCCTATGCGGACTTTGATACAGATGGTGATCTGGATGTAGTGATCAACAACAGCAATATGGAAGCTACTTTGCTGGAAAACACATTAAACGAATCCAAACAAAAAAATAATTATCTCCGCATTCGCTTTCGTGGCGACACCTCCAATATCAATGGCATCGGAACAATTGCTCATCTTTATTACAAAGGCGGACAGCAAATGGGTGAACACACACCTTATCACGGTTATATGAGTAGTGTTGAAAATATCATGCACTTTGGTTTGGATAGTGTTGATAAAGTAGATTCAATTGTTGTGTATTGGCCCGATGGCAAAAAAGAAGTGTTGAACGATGTTGTCGCCAACCAAACAATACTCATCAGTCAGTCAATTGCAGCAACTGTAAATACAGAGCAACAGGCAAAAACTGCCACAGCTAATTTATTTACCAATCGCAGCAGTGCTGTTGGTTTAAATATCCAACACAAAGAAGATGACTTTGTTGATTTCAACAAACAACGTCAACTGCCACATAAATTTTCGCAATACGGTCCTGCGCTTGCCAGCGCCGATGTAAATGGTGATGGGTTGATCGATATTATAACAGGAGGCACTGCTCCGCAACCGGCCATGCTTTATTTCCAACAAAGCAATCAAACATTTACTTCAAAGAATTTTCTTTCGAATCATACGCAACTTACTGACGATGCAGCCCTTTGTTTGTTTGATGCAGATAATGATGGCGATGTTGACCTCTACATTGCAACCGGCGGCGCTCAGCTACCGAAAGGAGATAAAGGGTATGCTGATCGTTTTTACCGGAATGATGGAATGGGAAATTTCAGTTTCGACAGTACTGCAATTCCTGCACTGTATAATAACAAGGCTACTGTAAAAGCAGCCGATTATGATAAGGATGGAGATATTGATCTGTTGATTTGCGGCTCAACTGTTCCAGGTGAATATCCAAAAGCAGAAGTTAGTACGCTGTTACGTAATGATACAAAAGATGGACAGATCAAATTTACTGTTGTTACAAACGAAGTGATCCCCGGATTTGCAAGCATTGGCCTCATCAGCGATGCAATTTTCAGTGATGTTGACAATGATGGCGATGCCGATATTCTTGTAACCGGCAAATGGATGGGTATTCATGTTTTCAAAAATGAAAAGGGGAAATTTGTACAACAGCCAACTGCAACAGATGCAGCAACCGGTTGGTGGAACAGTATTACTTCTGCCGATCTTGACAACGATGGTGATATGGATTACGTTGTTGGCAATTTTGGAACCAACGGTTATTACAACGGAACGAAGGAACAACCTGTACAGGTATTTGCCAATGATTATGATGGCAATCAACGCTGGGATCTTATTCTCAGCACATGGAAACCTTCAACCATGCAATCAACCATGAAAGCATTTCCTGTTGCATACCGTGATCAACTGGCAGAAGAAATCCCATCTATCAAAAAACAATTCCCACAGTTTGCTGCATATGCAAAAACCGATATCGACCAACTGTTGCAACCATTCAATCGTGAAGGAGAAATAAATTTAGCTGCATCGGAGTTTCATTCGGTATGGATCGAGAACAAAGGAAACTTTGAATTTGTTTTACATGCACTTCCTGCAGCAGCACAATGGAGCCCTGTGTATGGAATTGTTGTGGACGATTACAACGCAGATGGCAATCCTGATATTTTACTCAGCGGAAATGAATATAATATGCATCCTTACATGGGCCGCATGGATGCATCTAACAGTTTGTTATTGCACGGCGATGGTACCGGCAACTTTACTCCTCGATCGATTTTACAAAGTGGTATTTACTTGCCGGGGAACACAAAAGCTTTGCTGCAGTTTCCATTTGCTGGATCAGTTGGTATACTTGCATCACAGAACGGTGCTGCTATGCAATTCTTTCAGTTAAAACAAACTTCGGCTGCTGAAATCATTCCTGCAAATACATATACCGCTACGCTTACATTGCAAAACGGGAAGAAACGAAAAGCTGAGTTTTATTACGGCAGTTCGTTTGCGTCGCAATCCGCAAGGTATGTGTTAAAGAATGCATCAGTTGTTTCTGTTGAGTTCAGTAAATAA
- the nosZ gene encoding Sec-dependent nitrous-oxide reductase, which produces MNKAKLMIALLVTIAALQFTSCKPKGAKGAVATGNAEKAYVAPGKYDEFYNFVSGGFSGQMSVYGLPSGRLFRVIPVFSVDPEKGYGYSEESKPMLMTSNGFVPWDDLHHISFSQTNGEIDGRWTFGNGNNTPRVARIDNKTFRTAEIIEIPNSAGNHSSPFITENSEYLVAGTRFSVPIGDNTDVPISSYKQNFKGVISFISIGKEHGEMDIAFQLLLPGVNFDLSRAGKGPSHGWFFFSCYNSEQANTLLEVNASQRDKDFILAVNWKKAEEYLKAGKGVKKQVRYAHNVWDEKTHSAKHEIRTEVTVLDPAILKDICYFIPCPKSPHGCDTDPTGEYIVGSGKLAAIIPVFSFTKIQKAIADKTYDGEYGGIPVIKYEAALHGEVKKPGLGPLHTEFDDKGNAYTSFFVSSEIVKWNVKSLEVLDRVPTYYSIGHLSIPGGDTRKPWGKYVVAYNKITKDRYLPTGPELTQSAQIFDISGDKMQLILDFPTIGEPHYAGSMPASLIKDKSVKIYKIDENQHPYVAKGEKESKVVREGNKIHVYMTSIRSHFAPDNIEGVKLGDEVYFHVTNLEQDWDVPHGFAIKGALNAELLIMPGETQTLKWVPEKTGVYPFYCTDFCSALHQEMQGYLRVSPAGSNVPLTFSLGKQGTEAAETPPAK; this is translated from the coding sequence ATGAACAAGGCAAAATTGATGATTGCATTGCTGGTAACGATTGCCGCTTTGCAATTCACATCCTGTAAACCAAAAGGCGCTAAAGGCGCAGTTGCTACCGGCAATGCAGAAAAAGCATACGTAGCACCTGGCAAATACGATGAATTTTACAATTTCGTTTCCGGTGGTTTCAGCGGGCAAATGAGCGTGTACGGTTTACCCAGCGGACGTTTGTTCCGTGTAATTCCTGTATTCTCTGTAGATCCTGAAAAAGGATACGGTTATAGTGAAGAATCAAAACCAATGCTGATGACATCAAATGGTTTTGTACCATGGGATGATCTGCATCATATTTCTTTCTCCCAAACAAATGGTGAAATAGATGGACGTTGGACATTTGGTAATGGCAACAACACACCACGTGTTGCAAGGATCGATAACAAAACTTTCCGTACTGCGGAGATCATTGAAATTCCAAACAGCGCAGGCAATCACTCATCACCTTTCATCACTGAAAATTCAGAGTATCTCGTAGCAGGTACACGTTTCAGTGTTCCGATCGGTGATAATACCGATGTTCCTATTTCATCTTACAAACAAAATTTCAAAGGTGTGATCAGTTTCATCAGTATAGGGAAGGAACATGGTGAAATGGATATCGCTTTCCAATTATTATTACCCGGTGTAAACTTTGATTTGAGTCGTGCAGGTAAAGGACCCAGCCATGGTTGGTTCTTCTTTAGTTGTTACAACAGTGAGCAGGCAAACACCTTGTTAGAAGTAAATGCATCACAACGTGATAAAGATTTTATTCTGGCAGTGAACTGGAAAAAAGCAGAAGAATATCTGAAAGCAGGTAAAGGTGTAAAAAAGCAAGTGCGTTATGCACACAATGTGTGGGATGAAAAAACGCATTCAGCAAAGCATGAGATCAGAACTGAAGTAACTGTACTTGATCCTGCCATTCTAAAAGATATCTGCTATTTCATTCCTTGTCCCAAATCACCACATGGTTGCGATACTGATCCAACAGGTGAATACATTGTAGGCAGTGGTAAGCTGGCGGCTATCATTCCGGTGTTCTCGTTCACAAAAATTCAAAAAGCAATTGCTGATAAAACGTATGATGGTGAATATGGTGGCATTCCTGTAATTAAATATGAAGCTGCTTTACATGGTGAAGTTAAAAAACCAGGTCTTGGTCCATTGCATACAGAGTTTGATGATAAGGGGAATGCTTACACTTCATTCTTTGTAAGTAGTGAAATTGTAAAGTGGAATGTAAAAAGTCTGGAAGTGCTTGATCGTGTACCTACTTATTATTCGATCGGTCACCTTTCAATTCCCGGTGGCGATACAAGAAAGCCTTGGGGTAAATATGTTGTTGCATATAACAAGATCACAAAAGATCGTTATCTGCCAACAGGACCTGAGTTAACACAAAGTGCGCAGATATTCGACATCAGTGGCGATAAAATGCAATTGATCCTCGATTTTCCAACCATTGGTGAACCACACTATGCAGGTTCAATGCCTGCCTCATTGATCAAAGACAAGAGTGTAAAAATTTATAAGATCGATGAGAACCAGCATCCATACGTTGCGAAAGGTGAAAAGGAATCGAAAGTAGTACGTGAAGGAAATAAAATTCATGTGTACATGACATCGATCCGCTCACATTTTGCACCGGATAATATTGAAGGTGTTAAGTTAGGCGATGAGGTTTATTTCCATGTTACAAATCTTGAGCAGGATTGGGATGTGCCACACGGTTTTGCTATCAAAGGTGCACTCAATGCAGAATTGCTGATCATGCCGGGCGAAACACAAACATTAAAATGGGTTCCTGAAAAAACAGGTGTTTATCCATTCTACTGTACCGATTTCTGTAGTGCATTGCACCAGGAGATGCAAGGTTACCTGCGTGTATCACCCGCAGGAAGTAATGTGCCGCTTACATTCAGTTTAGGTAAGCAAGGAACAGAGGCAGCAGAAACGCCTCCGGCTAAATAA